In one Alnus glutinosa chromosome 14, dhAlnGlut1.1, whole genome shotgun sequence genomic region, the following are encoded:
- the LOC133856574 gene encoding G-type lectin S-receptor-like serine/threonine-protein kinase LECRK3 codes for MKNMKKRHYLVMDFITLFLLVSAFFTASAQQIQSNVSRGSSLSPTTNSTWLSHSGLYAFGFYKQGNGYSVGIFIAGIPEKTVVWTANRDDPPVSSDATLLFTSDGRLVLELAQEQVAVVADSSGSASASMLNSGNFVIYNSDQEIIWQSFEHPTDTILTSQRLLAGHELISSISDTQHSTGIFRLAMQTDGNLVQYPVGAQSVQVQNAYFATGTDGSGNNVTLNLDADGHLYLLNGTSFNIRNLTDGGYPTEETIYLVRLDAAGIFRLYSHNLKQNGNWSIVWSSSSDECDPKGLCGLNGFCVPNDLKAECVCLPGFEMVQQGNWTAGCARNFSEESCKSKNGDITYNMQEVPNTIWEEFSYSDLTVPFKDSCKQACLEDCNCEAALFKDRTCRKQRLPLRYGRRRPGDSFIAFIKVSLSTPTTPNINGNIPKENNKVLRVDILIIGASFVAFGCMMLVISGVVFYKNHFRYRKLSCIGNVELGDDFAPRSFTYSELEQVTGGFREEVGRGSFGAVYKGAILNGQKIVAIKRLEKVLAEGEREFQTEMKVIGRTHHRNLIQLLGYCHDGTNRLLVYEYMSKGSLADVLFTQEKKPCWDERMGIARDVARGILYLHEECEQQIIHCDIKPQNILMDEFGCAKISDFGLAKLLKQNQTKTFTGIRGTKGYVAPEWHRKLPITMKADVYSYGIVLLEIICCRKCVDWNLTEEESVLEEWAYHCFEASDLAKLLGDAEEVDQKQAERMVKLGLWCVQYEPALRPAMKKVLLMLEGTVDIPIPPNPESFLSAI; via the coding sequence atgaaaaatatgaaaaaacgtCATTATCTTGTTATGGATTTCATCACTCTGTTTCTTCTTGTCTCTGCATTTTTTACTGCTTCAGCACAACAAATCCAGTCTAATGTGAGCCGAGGCTCTTCTCTATCACCCACCACAAACTCAACGTGGTTGTCACATTCTGGTCTCTATGCCTTTGGATTTTACAAGCAAGGGAATGGCTACTCTGTTGGGATTTTTATTGCTGGAATTCCCGAGAAGACTGTTGTCTGGACTGCAAACCGTGATGACCCACCTGTCTCTAGCGATGCTACCTTGCTTTTCACAAGCGATGGCAGGCTTGTCCTTGAATTGGCACAAGAGCAGGTTGCCGTCGTAGCTGATTCTTCTGGGTCTGCTTCCGCTTCCATGCTTAACTCTGGCAATTTTGTCATCTATAACTCCGATCAAGAAATAATATGGCAGAGTTTTGAGCACCCGACTGATACAATTTTAACCAGTCAACGCCTCTTAGCAGGTCATGAGCTGATTTCTAGCATTTCAGACACTCAACACTCTACGGGCATCTTCCGTCTGGCGATGCAAACTGACGGAAACCTTGTTCAGTATCCGGTGGGTGCTCAGTCTGTACAAGTACAAAATGCTTACTTTGCGACGGGAACAGATGGCTCTGGAAATAACGTGACGCTAAACTTGGATGCTGATGGTCATCTCTACTTACTAAACGGTACTAGTTTCAACATTAGGAATCTAACGGATGGAGGATATCCTACAGAAGAAACTATTTACCTCGTGAGACTTGACGCGGCTGGGATATTCCGGCTATACTCACATAATCTGAAACAGAACGGAAACTGGTCAATTGTATGGTCATCTTCATCTGATGAGTGTGATCCAAAGGGTCTTTGCGGATTAAATGGTTTTTGCGTTCCAAACGATCTAAAGGCTGAATGTGTATGTCTTCCGGGATTCGAAATGGTACAACAGGGCAACTGGACTGCTGGCTGCGCGAGGAATTTCTCGGAAGAAAGTTGCAAAAGCAAAAATGGCGATATTACATACAACATGCAAGAAGTGCCCAACACCATATGGGAAGAATTTTCATATTCTGATTTGACAGTGCCATTCAAAGATTCTTGCAAACAAGCCTGTTTGGAGGACTGTAACTGTGAAGCTGCGCTATTCAAAGACAGGACGTGCCGAAAACAAAGGCTTCCATTGAGATATGGGAGAAGGCGACCCGGTGATTCATTCATAGCTTTCATCAAGGTAAGTTTGTCTACACCCACTACTCCAAATATTAATGGAAATATAccgaaagaaaacaacaaagtgCTTCGAGTGGACATCCTAATTATTGGTGCTTCATTTGTTGCTTTCGGATGCATGATGTTGGTAATTTCCggggtagtgttttataaaaatcattttcggtaTAGAAAACTCTCTTGTATTGGAAATGTTGAACTCGGTGACGATTTTGCCCCACGATCGTTCACTTATTCTGAACTTGAGCAAGTGACTGGCGGTTTCAGGGAAGAGGTTGGTAGAGGATCATTTGGGGCAGTTTATAAAGGGGCAATATTGAATGGCCAGAAGATTGTAGCTATCAAAAGACTAGAGAAAGTGTTGGCTGAAGGAGAAAGAGAGTTTCAAACTGAGATGAAAGTTATTGGGAGAACGCATCACAGAAACCTTATCCAACTGCTCGGGTATTGTCATGACGGAACTAACAGGCTTTTGGTTTATGAGTACATGAGCAAGGGCTCGCTTGCAGATGTACTCTTCacacaagaaaaaaaaccttGCTGGGATGAAAGAATGGGAATTGCTCGTGATGTAGCAAGAGGAATTCTTTATCTCCATGAAGAGTGTGAGCAACAGATCATTCATTGTGACATAAAGCCTCAAAACATTCTCATGGATGAGTTTGGTTGTGCAAAAATCTCTGACTTTGGATTGGCAAAGCTGCTAAAGcaaaaccaaaccaaaacctTTACCGGCATCAGAGGGACCAAGGGGTATGTTGCACCGGAGTGGCATCGGAAATTGCCCATCACAATGAAAGCAGATGTTTACAGCTATGGTATTGTGCTCTTGGAAATCATATGTTGTCGAAAGTGTGTTGACTGGAATCTAACCGAGGAAGAATCCGTCCTTGAAGAATGGGCCTACCATTGTTTTGAAGCTAGCGACCTTGCTAAATTACTTGGGGATGCAGAAGAGGTTGACCAGAAACAAGCAGAGAGAATGGTTAAACTGGGACTTTGGTGCGTTCAGTATGAACCAGCACTCCGGCCCGCAATGAAGAAGGTTCTGCTTATGTTGGAAGGGACTGTTGATATTCCAATCCCTCCTAACCCTGAATCTTTCCTAAGTGCGATATAG